A genomic window from Nosocomiicoccus massiliensis includes:
- a CDS encoding MarR family winged helix-turn-helix transcriptional regulator, whose product MDNKLKETIYGFIQFYEILNHSQNPTKIGLTKAEVDVIDYVGQNEQVTARQIEKALHIDRGFLSRTIKSLVNKQLIDRLQSKHDKRSFVLKLTKDGDVKRKQIEIEQEQSFTETFKHLSEEEKELFNDALLKVIKIYNKEALNVESVEKKKIDNDIKSFDKEDKVWQTSDGATLLYKKHDEWMAELILSENLLKEDALNAILKDVISYAYDDYANHLYVNVPKEANYESVLEKHDFFETENQDDHIRYDLFL is encoded by the coding sequence ATGGATAATAAATTAAAAGAGACGATTTATGGATTTATACAATTTTATGAGATCCTTAATCACAGTCAGAACCCTACTAAAATTGGTTTAACAAAAGCTGAAGTAGATGTAATTGACTATGTCGGTCAAAATGAGCAAGTCACAGCACGGCAAATCGAGAAAGCACTTCATATAGATAGAGGCTTTTTAAGTAGAACAATCAAAAGTCTTGTTAATAAACAGTTAATCGATCGTTTGCAGTCAAAACACGATAAGCGAAGTTTTGTTTTAAAGCTAACTAAAGATGGAGATGTAAAGAGAAAACAAATTGAAATTGAACAAGAACAATCATTTACTGAAACGTTCAAACATCTATCTGAAGAGGAAAAAGAATTATTCAATGATGCATTATTAAAAGTCATTAAAATTTATAACAAAGAAGCATTAAATGTAGAGTCAGTAGAAAAGAAGAAAATAGATAATGATATAAAATCGTTTGATAAAGAGGATAAAGTGTGGCAAACGAGTGATGGTGCTACCCTACTCTATAAAAAACACGATGAATGGATGGCTGAATTGATACTTTCTGAAAATTTACTGAAGGAAGATGCGTTAAATGCAATTTTAAAAGATGTTATATCATATGCATATGATGACTATGCGAACCACTTATATGTCAATGTGCCTAAAGAAGCTAATTACGAGAGCGTATTAGAAAAACATGACTTTTTTGAAACAGAAAATCAAGATGATCATATTCGATATGACTTATTCTTATAA
- the pepF gene encoding oligoendopeptidase F translates to MALPLRSEVDVNYTWNLTDLCKNDEEAKEKCVALKEEIQAFNSKFEGNLNDVDTAVDAIDAYRSLLEQLVVVSTYSSLKLSSDQSDAEAQKLSSVVGTTSTIFSTETSFLTSDLLSKEEDFLTQIKENKEEYTGYIDHLLRFKPYQLDPKVEKALASFSNVFSGPYELYLKTKLLDLDFGSFTVDGKEYPLSYLSFEGELESHRDEEVRRTAFRQFSDVLRKYEHTTAATYDLHLKKEKAEADLRGFDSVIDYLLHDQEVPRELYDRQIDTIMKDLAPHMRRYAKLLQKENNIEHMKFEDLKISLDPDSEPEITIDESRKYILDGLSVMGEDYINMINRSYDERWIDFVSNKGKSTGAFCSSPYGVHPYILITWTSLMEEVFVLAHELGHAGHFYNANRENNIFDTRPSLYFIEAPSTLNEMLMANHLLKTSDNDKFKRWVISSIISRTYYHNFVTHLLEAAYQREVYKMVDNYETVTAADLNRIKREVLEEFWGDDVEITEGAELTWMRQPHYYMGLYPYTYSAGLTISTEVSKRILNEGQPAVDDWLEVLKLGGKKNAVELAKHAGVDITTSEPLDNTINYIGELIDELEKLS, encoded by the coding sequence ATGGCATTACCTTTAAGAAGCGAAGTAGATGTGAACTACACATGGAACTTAACGGATTTATGTAAAAATGACGAAGAAGCAAAAGAGAAATGTGTTGCTTTAAAAGAAGAAATTCAAGCATTTAATTCAAAGTTTGAAGGCAACTTAAATGACGTTGACACTGCAGTCGATGCAATTGATGCGTATCGTTCACTACTAGAGCAACTCGTAGTTGTTAGTACATATTCGAGTTTAAAACTATCGAGTGACCAAAGCGATGCTGAAGCACAAAAACTTTCTAGCGTTGTCGGTACGACGTCTACTATATTTTCAACAGAGACATCATTTTTAACGAGTGATTTACTAAGTAAAGAAGAAGACTTTTTAACTCAAATAAAAGAGAATAAAGAAGAATATACAGGTTATATCGATCACTTACTACGTTTTAAACCGTATCAACTCGATCCAAAAGTTGAAAAAGCACTTGCTAGTTTTAGTAATGTATTTAGTGGACCATACGAACTGTATTTAAAAACGAAATTACTCGATTTAGACTTCGGTTCGTTTACTGTGGACGGTAAAGAGTACCCACTTTCTTATTTATCATTTGAAGGTGAATTAGAATCACACCGTGACGAAGAAGTTCGTCGTACAGCATTTAGACAATTTAGCGACGTACTAAGAAAGTATGAGCATACGACGGCTGCGACATATGATTTACATTTGAAAAAAGAAAAAGCAGAAGCAGACTTACGTGGATTCGATTCAGTCATCGACTACCTACTCCATGATCAAGAAGTGCCACGTGAGTTATATGACCGTCAAATTGACACGATTATGAAAGATCTTGCGCCACATATGAGACGCTATGCTAAACTTTTACAAAAAGAAAACAATATCGAACATATGAAATTTGAAGACTTAAAAATTTCACTTGATCCTGATTCAGAACCAGAAATTACAATTGATGAGTCTCGTAAATATATACTCGACGGCTTAAGCGTTATGGGAGAAGACTATATAAACATGATCAACCGTTCATACGATGAACGCTGGATTGATTTTGTATCGAATAAAGGTAAATCAACAGGTGCATTTTGTTCGAGCCCATATGGTGTACACCCGTATATTTTAATTACGTGGACGTCACTTATGGAAGAAGTATTCGTTCTTGCACATGAACTTGGTCACGCAGGGCACTTCTATAATGCAAATAGAGAAAACAATATTTTCGATACACGCCCTTCTCTATACTTTATAGAAGCACCATCAACATTAAACGAAATGTTAATGGCAAATCACTTATTAAAAACAAGTGATAACGATAAATTTAAGCGCTGGGTCATTAGTTCTATTATTTCTAGAACGTATTACCATAACTTTGTGACACACTTACTTGAAGCCGCATATCAGCGTGAAGTGTACAAAATGGTCGATAACTACGAAACAGTAACCGCTGCAGATTTAAATCGAATTAAACGTGAAGTACTAGAGGAATTCTGGGGTGATGATGTAGAAATCACTGAAGGTGCTGAACTTACATGGATGAGACAACCACACTACTATATGGGATTATATCCATACACGTATTCTGCAGGACTTACGATCTCAACAGAAGTATCTAAGCGAATTTTAAACGAAGGACAACCAGCAGTGGATGACTGGTTAGAAGTATTAAAACTCGGTGGTAAGAAAAATGCAGTAGAACTTGCAAAACATGCAGGTGTTGATATTACAACAAGTGAACCACTTGATAATACAATTAATTATATCGGTGAACTCATCGACGAATTAGAAAAATTATCATAA
- a CDS encoding EamA family transporter, with product MTERHGILTAILAYTLWGLTPLYWALLEDIHPIEVVLVRTIMSFLFMILIIPIFNHTGRFYNQPSHLK from the coding sequence ATGACTGAAAGACATGGCATTTTAACTGCGATTTTAGCATATACATTATGGGGGTTAACGCCTTTATATTGGGCATTATTAGAAGATATTCATCCAATTGAAGTCGTTTTAGTTCGAACGATTATGTCGTTTTTATTTATGATTTTAATCATACCAATTTTTAATCATACGGGAAGATTTTATAATCAACCTAGCCACTTAAAATAA
- a CDS encoding IS30 family transposase, protein MTHVDNNTESRKSKHLTYGEMKKIEAYKALDLSNRKIASLLGRSPQTINNAINTASVTQKSQQKQNGKTYTYYKKVYSAELHHDIYLRNRANCGRRPKWVETERFTEWADRKMLEDKWSPDTVVNKAMDLFDPAIIPSTSTLYNWIDSGIMRTKNIDLLEKVGRKPRSTKGRVRRNVKVLGTSIEERPKSVENRQEFGHWEIDTVIGKIDADEPVLLTLVERKTRFEKIFKIAGQRADAVDQTLQSFIQSLKGLDSQIFKTVTSDNGSEFANLSHLSEETDVYFCHPFASFERGTSENQHKIIRRFLPKHQSLKEVSDRQVQRIQQWMNDYPRRILDYKTPHQAFVQELKQLDLELAA, encoded by the coding sequence ATGACCCATGTAGATAATAACACAGAATCACGCAAATCTAAACACCTTACATACGGTGAAATGAAGAAAATTGAAGCGTATAAAGCACTTGATTTATCCAATCGAAAGATTGCGTCTTTGCTTGGACGTAGTCCACAAACCATCAATAATGCCATCAATACAGCGTCTGTCACGCAGAAAAGCCAACAGAAACAGAATGGCAAGACGTATACCTACTATAAAAAGGTCTACTCCGCAGAGCTGCATCATGACATTTATCTGCGAAATCGTGCGAACTGTGGCCGCCGTCCCAAATGGGTGGAAACGGAGCGATTCACTGAATGGGCGGATCGAAAAATGCTTGAAGACAAATGGTCTCCAGATACAGTGGTTAATAAAGCCATGGACCTGTTTGATCCGGCGATCATTCCAAGTACTTCAACCCTCTACAATTGGATCGACAGTGGCATCATGCGCACCAAGAATATCGACTTACTCGAAAAGGTTGGACGGAAACCGCGGTCTACCAAAGGTCGAGTGCGACGAAATGTAAAAGTTTTGGGTACCTCAATCGAAGAACGGCCAAAATCCGTAGAGAATCGCCAAGAATTTGGTCATTGGGAAATTGATACCGTCATTGGAAAAATTGATGCCGATGAACCTGTTCTATTGACGCTCGTAGAGCGAAAGACACGCTTTGAGAAAATTTTCAAAATTGCGGGTCAGAGAGCTGATGCGGTAGACCAAACTCTGCAGAGCTTTATACAGTCCTTAAAAGGATTGGACAGTCAGATTTTTAAAACAGTCACTTCGGATAACGGAAGTGAGTTCGCCAACCTATCCCATCTGTCTGAAGAAACCGATGTGTATTTTTGCCATCCTTTTGCTTCTTTTGAACGTGGAACGAGTGAGAATCAACATAAGATTATCCGGCGTTTCTTGCCGAAACATCAGTCTCTTAAAGAAGTAAGCGACCGCCAGGTCCAGCGGATTCAACAATGGATGAACGATTATCCAAGAAGAATTCTGGACTATAAAACACCCCACCAGGCTTTTGTGCAAGAGTTGAAGCAATTGGATTTAGAACTGGCTGCTTAA
- the trpB gene encoding tryptophan synthase subunit beta, producing MNKIQTEADNNGFFGEYGGAFVPEELKAAMTELKEVYNELKHDESFQEEFNYYLKEYSSRETPLTYAENLTRTLGGAKIYLKREDLNHTGAHKINNAIGQALIAQRMGKKRLVAETGAGQHGVASATVAAMFDMEIVIFMGAEDMRRQRLNVFRMELLGAKVVAVEEGNRTLTEAVDAALEYYVKNVDDTHYLLGSALGPDPFPTIVRDFQSVIGREIKTQILEKENRLPNAIVACIGGGSNAIGTMHPFILDETVKLYGVEAAGKGFETNQHSMAINKGKVNILHGTKMYLTDDDAYSISAGLDYPGAGPEHCYYHDIGRVSYEYATDEEALNALQVLSKTEGIIPALESSHAVAHALKLAPTMNQDEILVVTISGRGDKDMDQVMEYLNQ from the coding sequence ATAAATAAAATTCAAACTGAAGCAGATAACAATGGATTTTTTGGAGAATATGGCGGTGCATTTGTACCTGAAGAATTAAAAGCGGCTATGACAGAATTAAAAGAAGTGTACAACGAATTAAAACATGATGAATCATTCCAAGAGGAATTTAATTATTATTTAAAAGAATACTCAAGTCGTGAAACACCACTGACATACGCTGAAAATTTAACGAGAACACTTGGCGGCGCTAAAATTTATTTAAAGCGTGAAGACTTAAACCATACAGGTGCTCATAAAATTAACAATGCGATTGGGCAAGCGTTAATTGCACAACGAATGGGTAAAAAACGACTCGTTGCTGAAACAGGTGCTGGACAACACGGAGTTGCAAGTGCAACTGTCGCAGCGATGTTCGATATGGAAATCGTAATCTTTATGGGTGCTGAAGATATGCGTAGACAACGATTAAACGTCTTTAGAATGGAACTTCTTGGTGCAAAAGTTGTCGCTGTTGAAGAGGGGAATCGTACGTTAACTGAAGCAGTAGACGCTGCACTTGAATATTACGTAAAAAACGTCGATGACACACATTACTTACTCGGAAGTGCATTAGGTCCAGATCCATTCCCAACAATTGTCAGAGACTTCCAAAGCGTTATCGGTCGTGAAATTAAAACTCAAATATTAGAAAAAGAAAACCGACTACCAAATGCGATTGTTGCATGTATCGGTGGCGGATCAAACGCAATTGGTACGATGCATCCATTTATCCTAGATGAAACGGTAAAATTATATGGTGTAGAAGCTGCTGGTAAGGGATTTGAAACGAATCAACACTCAATGGCCATAAATAAAGGAAAAGTAAATATATTACATGGTACTAAAATGTATTTAACTGATGATGATGCATACAGTATATCCGCTGGATTAGATTATCCAGGAGCTGGACCTGAACATTGTTATTATCATGACATTGGACGTGTTTCATACGAATACGCAACAGATGAAGAAGCATTAAACGCACTCCAAGTACTATCTAAAACAGAAGGAATTATTCCTGCTTTAGAAAGCTCACATGCCGTCGCACATGCATTAAAACTAGCACCAACGATGAATCAAGACGAAATACTCGTCGTAACAATATCCGGACGCGGCGATAAAGATATGGACCAAGTCATGGAATACTTAAATCAATGA
- the tenA gene encoding thiaminase II has product MKFSEKARELSKKFWDGSHTHPFVTGLADGTLSDESFRYYLIQDGYYLIHFSRLFGEIADRAEDKEIKDIMTRNREDLEAGEIAVREDFFKDQNISDEEFDNTEVAPTADHYIAHMYRQIVESEDYIGVAVAGMLPCPWLYQDIGAELVKHKSPVPIYQSWIDTYVTDEFNNLTERHIDLCDKLYDKANDDQKERMLNAFYMSVRFEYLFFDMSYKQEEWVQL; this is encoded by the coding sequence ATGAAGTTTAGTGAGAAAGCTCGCGAATTATCAAAGAAATTCTGGGATGGTAGCCACACGCATCCGTTCGTAACAGGGTTAGCTGACGGTACGTTAAGCGATGAATCATTTAGATATTATCTAATACAAGATGGCTATTACTTAATCCACTTCTCTCGCCTATTTGGTGAAATTGCAGATCGCGCAGAAGATAAAGAAATTAAAGATATTATGACGCGTAACAGAGAAGATTTAGAAGCAGGAGAAATCGCTGTTCGTGAAGATTTCTTTAAAGATCAAAATATTTCGGATGAAGAATTTGACAACACAGAAGTTGCGCCGACAGCTGATCACTACATCGCTCATATGTATAGACAAATTGTAGAGTCTGAAGACTACATTGGCGTTGCGGTTGCGGGGATGTTACCTTGCCCTTGGTTATACCAAGATATCGGTGCTGAATTAGTGAAACATAAGTCTCCAGTACCGATCTACCAAAGCTGGATCGATACGTACGTGACAGACGAGTTCAACAACTTAACAGAAAGACATATCGATCTTTGCGACAAATTATACGATAAAGCAAACGACGACCAAAAAGAAAGAATGTTAAACGCATTTTATATGAGTGTCAGATTCGAGTACTTATTCTTTGATATGTCATATAAACAAGAAGAATGGGTGCAACTTTAA
- the thiW gene encoding energy coupling factor transporter S component ThiW, protein MSTKKLTIISICIALNTVLSSVIRIEGMAPMSTVFNIIFATFGTFYVTLIALVTAILRMFIFNIPPLAITGALFGAILAGLCYKFTKSIFGAWFGEFVGTGIIGSIVSVPIMQFFMDLDSNAVWFLYTPRFVGATIIGGIIAVLIYSRLKHSRVFKDIQNLFDKESTTSK, encoded by the coding sequence TTGTCGACAAAGAAACTGACAATCATTTCAATATGTATAGCATTAAACACTGTATTATCTTCAGTGATTAGAATCGAAGGTATGGCACCTATGTCAACAGTATTTAACATTATATTTGCCACATTTGGTACATTTTATGTCACTCTAATCGCACTCGTCACAGCAATTTTAAGAATGTTTATCTTTAACATTCCGCCACTTGCTATAACAGGCGCTTTATTTGGTGCGATTTTAGCCGGATTATGTTACAAATTCACAAAATCCATATTTGGAGCATGGTTCGGGGAATTCGTTGGAACAGGAATCATCGGATCGATTGTATCCGTACCTATTATGCAATTCTTTATGGACCTAGACTCAAATGCAGTTTGGTTCTTATATACGCCGAGATTCGTCGGCGCGACAATCATTGGTGGAATTATCGCAGTACTGATCTACTCTAGACTTAAACACTCAAGAGTATTTAAGGACATACAAAATTTATTCGATAAAGAATCAACCACATCGAAATGA
- a CDS encoding peptidoglycan bridge formation glycyltransferase FemA/FemB family protein, giving the protein MKVEEISEQQFYTFMKTYKDMYHFMHDELYYDYMKNNTTVYLLGLIDDMDNVIGVSMLSEYPLVRFFKAMTTHSGPLILDYTNDKLEYFIQEISSFAKEKGAASLTFSPYMIYQVRDSEGNVIENDERNNHEVIHLFERNGFKHHGFTRQMIFEENIRFQSVVDISGSLKDILKNMSSSTRYNTRQCEKLPLKLKYLDESEYDRFIEIYKDTEERLQFNPIPEHRIKAQLRNLKDKSYIVMSQIDLNEYIESLEKEFDELSQEIEALENKENKSNGEKRRLNEKKNLVKSREKRLNEAITHRDKYGGLIDLSVGMYYYNNNEMVYLYSGSYPEHSQYLGTNFVTWEMIKKAKELGLERFNMFGITGNFHEGASDYGVFKFKQGYNAYIEELPGTFTKVFKPIVLNAQKLIDKVRK; this is encoded by the coding sequence ATGAAAGTTGAAGAGATTTCAGAACAACAATTTTATACGTTTATGAAAACATATAAAGATATGTATCATTTTATGCACGATGAACTATATTATGACTACATGAAAAATAACACAACCGTCTACCTATTAGGTTTAATAGATGACATGGATAATGTAATTGGGGTATCAATGCTGAGTGAATATCCGCTTGTCAGATTCTTTAAAGCGATGACTACACATTCTGGACCTTTAATTCTCGATTATACTAACGATAAGCTAGAATATTTTATTCAAGAAATCAGTTCATTTGCAAAAGAAAAAGGCGCAGCAAGTCTAACATTTTCACCTTATATGATATATCAAGTGAGAGATTCTGAAGGAAATGTCATAGAAAACGATGAGCGAAATAATCATGAAGTCATTCATCTTTTTGAAAGAAATGGATTTAAACATCACGGTTTTACAAGACAAATGATCTTTGAAGAAAATATACGATTCCAATCTGTAGTAGATATCAGTGGTAGTTTAAAAGATATTTTAAAAAATATGAGCTCGTCTACACGATATAATACGAGACAGTGTGAAAAACTCCCTCTGAAACTAAAATATTTAGATGAATCAGAGTATGATAGATTCATTGAAATCTATAAAGATACTGAAGAACGATTACAATTCAATCCAATCCCAGAACATCGTATAAAAGCACAGTTGAGAAATTTAAAAGATAAATCATATATCGTCATGTCTCAAATTGATTTAAACGAATATATAGAGTCTCTAGAGAAAGAGTTTGATGAATTATCTCAAGAAATTGAAGCATTAGAAAATAAAGAGAATAAATCAAATGGTGAAAAACGCCGCTTAAATGAAAAGAAAAACCTAGTGAAAAGTAGAGAAAAACGATTAAATGAAGCAATCACACATCGTGATAAATATGGTGGTTTAATCGATTTATCTGTCGGTATGTATTACTACAATAATAATGAGATGGTATATCTATATAGTGGTAGTTATCCAGAGCACTCACAGTATCTAGGCACGAACTTTGTGACGTGGGAAATGATCAAAAAAGCAAAAGAACTCGGACTTGAGCGCTTTAATATGTTCGGAATCACAGGAAATTTCCATGAAGGCGCAAGTGATTACGGTGTATTTAAGTTTAAACAAGGTTACAATGCTTATATCGAAGAACTACCTGGTACATTTACAAAAGTATTTAAACCGATCGTTTTAAATGCTCAAAAATTAATCGATAAAGTTAGAAAATAA
- a CDS encoding peptidoglycan bridge formation glycyltransferase FemA/FemB family protein, producing the protein MKFVQLTDEEYKNFIENDGRESAFFQMIENKANRLVDGRWEVELLGLKDKEDKVIAAGLFTKEPSVLGKYFYYSNRGPVLDYDNLNIVRAYFAGLTEYLKQNDASLVKVDPNWIYKKYDKDVKPYDDYENRDEVIQLLESMGYVHQGFTRGYSNTSQARWMSVLDVSQFKNEDELVKSFDNLRRRNMRKAKRYGVKVRFLEVDEMDIFVDMYLDTAERQDFFVNEDPRTYFKQFKETYKDKVLVPLAYIELDPFIEQTEKEVNKLQKQKEKQEKKENQNQKTLNRINELERNIEGHLNDLEKAKEFREKYGNVLNLGSGVYFVTPYELVYNAGASSDEFNMFVGPYMMHLEMMKYAMDHGIARYNFYGVSGDFSEDGEDYGVYRFKRGFNAQIEELVGDFVKVIHPLANNVNKVKAKLKQKLGKR; encoded by the coding sequence ATGAAGTTTGTACAATTAACTGATGAAGAATATAAAAATTTCATTGAAAACGATGGGCGTGAAAGTGCCTTTTTCCAAATGATTGAAAATAAAGCAAATCGTTTAGTCGATGGACGATGGGAAGTAGAACTGCTCGGTCTTAAAGACAAAGAGGACAAAGTCATTGCAGCAGGACTATTTACAAAAGAACCGAGTGTATTAGGCAAATACTTTTACTATTCAAATAGAGGACCTGTCTTAGATTATGATAATTTAAATATCGTTCGTGCTTACTTTGCTGGATTAACTGAGTACTTAAAGCAAAACGATGCATCACTCGTTAAAGTGGATCCAAACTGGATTTATAAAAAATACGATAAAGATGTAAAACCTTATGATGATTATGAAAACCGTGACGAAGTCATTCAACTATTAGAGAGTATGGGGTATGTTCACCAAGGATTTACACGAGGCTACTCTAATACATCACAAGCACGTTGGATGAGTGTGTTAGACGTGAGTCAATTTAAAAATGAAGATGAGCTTGTAAAGTCGTTTGATAACTTACGCAGAAGAAATATGCGTAAAGCCAAGCGTTACGGGGTAAAGGTTCGCTTTTTAGAAGTAGATGAGATGGACATTTTTGTCGATATGTATCTCGATACTGCAGAGCGCCAAGACTTTTTTGTCAACGAAGATCCTAGAACTTACTTTAAACAATTCAAAGAAACTTACAAAGACAAAGTGCTCGTACCTTTAGCATATATCGAGCTCGATCCTTTTATCGAACAAACAGAAAAAGAAGTCAACAAACTTCAAAAACAAAAAGAAAAGCAAGAGAAAAAAGAAAATCAAAATCAAAAGACGTTAAATAGAATTAACGAATTAGAGAGAAATATCGAAGGACATTTAAATGACCTTGAAAAAGCGAAAGAGTTTAGAGAAAAATACGGCAACGTATTAAATCTCGGTAGTGGGGTATACTTTGTAACACCTTACGAACTCGTATATAACGCAGGTGCTTCAAGCGATGAATTTAACATGTTTGTTGGTCCATACATGATGCACTTAGAGATGATGAAGTATGCGATGGATCACGGAATTGCACGTTATAATTTCTACGGCGTATCTGGGGACTTTAGCGAAGACGGTGAAGACTACGGAGTATATCGCTTTAAGAGAGGATTTAATGCTCAAATCGAAGAATTAGTCGGAGATTTTGTGAAAGTCATTCATCCACTTGCAAATAATGTAAACAAGGTTAAAGCAAAGTTAAAACAAAAGCTCGGAAAAAGATAG
- a CDS encoding aminoacyltransferase, whose product MEFVELTQEEFGQYTKENFSHFTQTLDNYRLKQDEGTESYLVGLKHDGEVKAACLVTLGRVMKFFNFAYTNRGPVLDYSDEKIVKAFFRGLESFLKNKKVVYLRVDPYVVLNIRDHDGNILEEKDSHQLFDTFKNLGYDHDGFTVGFSPDTQIRWHSTLDLKDKTEKEIFNDFDQLRKRNIKKAEKDGIKVKYLDLDDIDIFTDFMEDTSEMKEFFDRGPKFYKSRKQYFGDNVMIPLAYVDLNEYVDTLQSDVQKMQRDLNKAEKQLERHPDNKKAQNKVKNFKEQLANIEKKLEEGLKLRETHGEELPVAASYYINTPHEVAYLAGGTANEFRHFAGSYSIQWEMIKYAIEHGVDIYNFYGISGKFTEDAEDYGVIQFKKGFNATVNEYIGDFVKPINKTLDKLYHLLKR is encoded by the coding sequence ATGGAGTTTGTAGAACTTACACAAGAAGAATTTGGACAATATACGAAAGAAAACTTTAGTCATTTTACACAGACGTTAGATAACTATCGTTTAAAGCAAGATGAAGGCACAGAGAGTTATCTCGTCGGTTTAAAACATGATGGTGAAGTAAAAGCAGCGTGTTTAGTTACGCTCGGTCGTGTAATGAAATTCTTTAACTTTGCTTATACGAACCGTGGTCCAGTGTTAGATTACAGTGACGAAAAAATCGTTAAAGCATTTTTTAGAGGTCTAGAATCATTTTTAAAAAATAAAAAAGTCGTGTATCTTCGTGTAGATCCATATGTCGTACTAAATATACGTGATCACGACGGAAATATTCTAGAAGAAAAAGATAGTCATCAATTATTTGATACGTTTAAAAATCTCGGGTATGACCATGACGGATTTACAGTTGGCTTTAGCCCAGACACTCAAATTAGATGGCATTCAACATTAGATTTAAAAGATAAGACTGAAAAAGAAATATTTAATGACTTTGATCAACTACGTAAACGTAATATTAAAAAAGCTGAAAAAGATGGAATTAAAGTTAAATATCTCGATTTAGATGACATCGATATATTTACTGACTTTATGGAAGATACAAGTGAGATGAAAGAATTCTTTGACCGTGGACCGAAGTTTTACAAGTCACGTAAACAATATTTCGGTGACAACGTTATGATTCCACTCGCGTATGTTGATTTAAACGAGTATGTGGATACGTTACAGTCTGACGTCCAAAAAATGCAAAGAGATTTAAACAAAGCAGAAAAACAGTTAGAACGTCATCCAGATAATAAGAAAGCACAAAACAAAGTAAAGAACTTTAAAGAACAACTTGCTAACATTGAAAAGAAATTAGAGGAAGGTCTAAAACTTCGTGAAACTCACGGTGAAGAGTTGCCGGTTGCAGCGAGTTATTATATCAATACACCACATGAAGTTGCATATTTAGCTGGAGGTACTGCAAATGAATTTAGACATTTTGCAGGAAGCTATAGTATCCAATGGGAAATGATTAAATACGCTATAGAACATGGCGTAGATATATATAATTTCTACGGAATTAGTGGGAAGTTTACAGAAGATGCTGAAGACTATGGTGTTATTCAATTTAAAAAAGGGTTTAATGCAACGGTCAATGAATATATTGGAGATTTTGTAAAGCCAATCAATAAAACATTAGATAAGTTATATCACCTGTTAAAAAGATAA